Sequence from the Cololabis saira isolate AMF1-May2022 chromosome 9, fColSai1.1, whole genome shotgun sequence genome:
AAATGATCTCCACATCCttactcagacgtctgactggcCAACCCCTGACCAATCTAagcccgactcagcccgcttacaacctcggcagagtagttacagaaaagtatctactcggcacgggtAGACCCGTCGTGGAAAAGTCCCAAAACCAAGTTGATCCGAGCCAGTTCTCTAGCTAACGTATAATTAATACctatgtatattgtattttataccTTTTGACAATATGCCCCTctcctctctgttcttcattctctctttctctaTCTCTTTCACCAGAGCCGTGTGGATTTCAGGCATAATCCTaaccaaatttttttttaaaaacgtattaaagTAGATGTAGCCTGTGAGTTCTTACTTTTTGTATACAGAGCtcacctctgttttttttttcctcttttttgtgGATTGGAAGTATCAGATCGGTACTCTTTATCAGCTgacactcaaaataaaatgtcctGGACTTGGACTCGGGGGGCAAAAATATGTGATTAGGACATCCCTATTTACTAATCTGACTCTTTGTGATTGATCTTTTTCTGTAGCTCTACATTTAGAGCGGCTATGGCAAGAAAAGTTAAAAACTTTTAAACTTTtgttacttttaatttttttttcaactgcatctaaacaaaaatgtgttttctatGGGACACCTCTGGGATAAAAAAATAAGCTAAGTTTGGATTCGCTAAAGCATTTTGTTTCTTTGCAGAATCGACGGACTATAGCACCTAGTAAGAATGAAACTCCGTCCAAAGACAATAGAGGTTTGTTCCACACTGAGTTAATCTGCATTTAGAACTGGCCTGCACATACAAACCTAAtttgtgatacattttatgAGATATTACTTACTATCCATTCAACATATTTTGCTAAAAATCTGTTAGACAGTTTTAATAAGTAGACCTGAGTTGAATATCAAAGTGTTACAGGGGACTGTACCAATCAGCCATGAAGGAACAGAATTTAGTACATTGTGAGCCCAATACCTTTGAACTTTTATATCTGTTTTAATACTGAGTTCAAAAATTGCTTCTCCGTGAGATCTGGACCAACAGGTCTTCTTAATCAAATGTTTTGTTCTCAGCAATTCCAACCCGGGCCAGACCATCACAGCCTCAGCAACCAGAACCTGCTCCACCTCCACCAGTACCGCAGCCCACACAGCCCACTCAAGCCCAAACAAAGCAGGAACTGGCGAAtggtatgaataaataaaaatctgttttgttaaattaaattattattttgatagttattacattttttttttgttattacattatttttgTCGAAAGAAATCCAAAAGTGCCAACGCTCTTGGATGGTTGTGggcgtgcttgtgtgtgcgtccGCTCAAAATATCTTATCCAATGTTTTGTTGACCACATGTTCGTCACAGAATCCTCACATCACCTGATATCCAGAAAGGAGTTTGGACAGCTTTGTATGTATCACCTGCATGTTACCCCTACCCTCGGTGCTTTATGGTGATTTTAATAGATTTCCTGGTAGACTGTGAGAGTTCTTGTCTAATGAGAATATTGTATGCAAACACAAATATCTGCCATCTGCATTTAGAGCTTTGGTGTTGAGATGAAGCTGTGTGAATGCAATCCATCCAAAAGACAGGCTTTCTGAGTATTAGGGGGAGGGTCATTTGTGCTGCTGTTTGGCTCCACTGCCTTTCCTGGTCTAATTTCTGCTGAGTCACGCAGAAGTAAACACATGGAAAAGCCTGTTGTACTGCACTGTGTGTTATTCAGACGGAAAAAGGAACCTCATTCACTCAAAGCACTCGATTTCACTTGATGGGCAGAGTACCGGTAGTAAAGAAACCCCCTTGCCCCCCCACTGACTCCCCTTTAGTCTGAATAACCCACAAGCAGTGATGGTGCTGCATTTCTCCTGTTCCTCCTTGTCCTGGTACTGACCCAACTCATCATCTTCTCTCAGATTAGAGCAGATTATTAATCTTTCTGCTCTCATACAAGAGCCAGCAGGAGGGATGTTGTGGCTGTAGCAGCAAGCAAGGGCTAATCACACAACGCTGGTTTTATTATATCTGCAAGAAATCAGAGGTGGCTTTCACTCACAGTTTGATAATGTGTTTTAATGCAGTTACTAATAGTTTGTGATTGACTAATCAGTGGGTGTGCTGTGCTGGGAGCTGTGGTGTAACTGGTTGATTGCTAGTTTATTTTACCAGTTCTTGTTTCATTTAAAACTACCTTGAATCAAATAGTTCAATGAAAACAATCTATATTATGTGTTTTCACTCAACTTTACGTCATTTAAATGACACTTTTCAAACACAAATGCATTCCAAAGTTCTTTACAGAGtaaaacaagacaaatattGACGTAAAACAGAATTTAACAGGCCCTAGTCCTGATGAGTTTGAAATTGACGAGATACTTAAGAGTAGCAGGCATTTTAAGATGCTGAAAGGGTCTTTTGTTTGTCCTGAAGAGAAAGCAGCTAGTGTTATGCTGAGAACACTGTGTGCCAGCCGCTGCATCCTGGTCTGTGGTTTCATTATCGCTGCTCTGCTTCTTTGCCAAAGTCCCAATGGTTGCCTTCTGTTTGGGGGAGAGACTGAAAGCAATAAGGAAACCAAAGGAAGATACAGAGGAAGTAGAAGAAACTGGttgtttaaaagaaagaaaaaatattaagCGTTTTGGTATATTCTACAAAGTGTGAAGAAGTTAcagttgtttcattttatttatttatttatttattcatttacttgTATATTTGAATGGCAGCAAGGAGGAAGTCAAACTGTGTGAAGGAAGTGGAGAAATTgcaggagaaaagagaaaggcGACGGCTTCAACAACAGGAGCTCAGGGAGAGGAGAGCTCAGGTAAAGCTACCGTAACTTAATTCAGCTTTTTCTGTTTGTaattaactgaataaatgtataggatGTTGTTTTCGGATGTTGCAGATATTGATTTAGCCTCTCCTTGTTGTTCTTAAGGAGGTGGATACCACCATCCCTAACTATGAGATCATGTACATGATCAGAGATTTCCGAGCCAGTCTAGACTACCGGCCTCTGACCACGGCAGATGTGGTGAGTGGATAAGGAAAACTGTCCCTCTGTTTGGAAATTATTGGCTCTCAATAACTATATCACATTTTTGCCCTTCATGCATTGTGAAGATTGAAGAGCACAgaatatgtgtttgtgtgaggaaACGTCCACTCAACAAGAAAGGTAACTACTTTTATcattaatgttttgttttccacTCAAGTAGCTTCATCAATCTGAGTGTTTCTTCTGCTTTGCTGCAGAGCTGGCCATGAAAGACTTGGATGTGATCACCATTCCCAGTAAAGATGTAGTGATGGTTCATGAACCTAAACAAAAAGTGGACCTGACCCGCTACCTAGAGAACCAGACCTTCCGCTTTGACTACGCCTTTGATGACAGCACAACGAACGAGATGGTTTACAGGTTTGAAACATAGTCTTCAACAAACTAATAACATTAGACCAGCGTGCTTTAGGTTTGTTTTTCAAGTTTTACAGAAGTTAAATGCTATTTATTTGTAGCACTAAATTATAGGATAGGCTGTCTCAAGATATTACGCATAGTCCACATGATATTATTCCATCAATAAGCCCACCACCAGCAAACTCTTACATTACAGTAGACTACAAATAATCAGTAAAGActgcatttatttaaataaaaattgtattttatgtttaaaaaaaaaaaggaagaagaagaaggaggaaataatttgttttccctcCCTTGTATGCTACTGTTTATATCTGTTTATACACATGAACTTTGATAAGAAGCTGTCTGATCCTTCCAGGTTCACTGCCCGACCTTTAGTTGAGACCATTTTTGAGCGAGGCATGGCCACCTGCTTTGCCTACGGGCAAACAGGCAGTGGGAAAACACATGTGAGTTGGATGCATTTAGTGTCTCTTTAGGCAACACTTCATCCTGAGTATTTCATTTTTGACAGTTTTGCTATACTTTATAAATGCTGAATATAATTGAAATGTGCATCTTAACCTACACTGTATTTTAGACAATGGGTGGAGATTTCTCTGGGAAAAACCAAGACTGTGCTAAGGGGGTTTATGCATTAGCTGGTAAGCAAATGAGCGATCATTTCTACAGTAATTTTAATGTGTGCTGGTTTCAAAACATGTTTAGTATTTTGTAAGAGTTTCATGTTCATACGGTGGAATTTGTAGAGAACTTATCTTTTTTGTGCAGCTCGGGATGTATTTGTCATGTCGAAGAAACCCGTCTACAAGAAGTTAGATCTGCAAGTGTATTCAACTTTCTTTGAAATCTACAGTGGAAAGGCAAGTtacaaatacgttttttctattgatgcctccaAATGCAGCCGTCTTCAGTGCTGACTGTGTGCTTCATGTATTAATAGGTGTTTGACCTGCTGAATCATAAAGCTAAACTAAGGGTGCTGGAAGACGGGAAACAGCAAGTGCAAGTTGTGGGACTTCAGGAGAAAGAGGTCAAGTGCACAGAGGATGTGTTGAAACTTATCGAAATGGGAAATAGCTGCAGGTATCCCAGCAGAATCTTTGTCACTTTAATCATTAGTGGCTCAGTCACAAGATATTGAATCTCATTTGTTCACTACATGTTCAGATGTCTTGGGATATGTTAAGATATTGTACTAGTCATATTCTTTTCACACCAGATTCATAGCAGACCCAGGAAGATTTTATTGTACTGCAGTTGTTCTTGTCTAACTCTGCTAATCTGTATTCTTATATCTCCCCCCTTTCTCTCCTAGAACATCAGGACAGACCTCAGCCAACGCTCACTCATCTCGGAGCCACGCCGTATTCCAGATCATCCTTCGGAGGAAGGGGAAGATGCATGGGAAGTTCTCCCTCATTGACCTTGCAGGGAACGAGAGAGGGGCTGACACATCAAGTGCCGACCGGCAGACTCGGCTGGAGGGAGCTGAGATCAACAAAAGCCTATTGGCCCTCAAGGTCTGCGGGCGGCAGAGATTACTTcagtgttgtgtttttgttgaaaaaaaaaatacaagttgttgtgttttttttgtttttttttttctacaggaATGTATCAGAGCTCTTGGTCGTAACAAGCCTCATACTCCGTTCAGGGCCAGCAAGCTTACCCAGGTCCTGAGAGACTCGTTCATCGGGGAAAATTCACGCACATGCATggtcagttatgcgtttcatgCATCTACACTTCTAATCTGTGCACTGTTGTCATTTGATATGTTTAAATGGAAATGGTCCTCTCTTTCTCCATCAGATTGCAACCATCTCTCCTGGCATGACATCCTGTGAGAACACACTCAACACTCTACGCTACGCCAACAGGTGGGAATATGGCAACTTACTACAGCCAGTGGTTTGGACAGTGTAAAATCATGTGGAATTatagtttctttatttcctctatAATGCTCAGTGGTTTTGGTTTAGATGTACATTAGCTACCAATAGTACAATTGTTAATTTCTGTGCTTACTCTCGTTAGTTCTCTCTTACCTTCTTTGTACACCATCTTATTCCTCTTCTTTCCTGCTTTGTttcctctctgtctcctcctgcTCCCTGTGCATTGGTGTGGGTGGTGACACCATGCAGAGTGAAGGAGTTTGGGATTAGTCCGTCAGACATCCCCTTCTCCCAGGGCGGTCAGGGAAGTCGCCCTGAGCACTCGCCCACCAATACCTTTGAGTTCGATGACTTTGCTGCTACTTCTCCCAGCAGGTCGAGCACTCCCCCAAGCATaacactgcacacacacattaatacacacacacagtgcacGCGCTTCCTTATGTTGAAACTAATGTCCATGATTTCATTATCGTTCATTTTCATCAGGCGATCACTGtgaaatatctttttattttttcttcacacTTTTTATTTTACTCTCTATGGTGTGGCCATTCATTCTCTTcatccctgctttaacacatgcTTCTTCTAATGAGGCGTTAGACGAAGACGAAGTGTCCTTTCACTTAGCTACTAGAACACTACTCTGTCCTTGTAAATGTCTTCTTGTTttgtgtgatgtcatcagttGTGATAGCTTCATGTGACTGTGATGAGTAAGGATGAACACAAGGTCTTTCCCTGACTTGACTCTAGCTATCAGCAAACACATCAAGGATGAGCTTTTGTTTGAGCTAATTCTTAGCAGGAAATCCTTCTTACACTCCAAGTCCTAATTAATTAGCGCTGTACTTGGGACATGGCAGCGATCTGTAGTCACCTTTGTGACGCGACATTAAACACAAGCTCTAACCATCCAGACTTCAGTTAACATAACTGATATCTTCAGATCAGTCATCTTTTTCCTGGCTTGAGGAGCATGCGATTCTCTGATGTCATTCATGATGCTGTCATGTTTAAATCATAAATGCTTTTGTTCAACAGTTAACTCCACACACCACATGTAATAACATGCTCAGAGCATGTGACCTGAACTCGACCTGACCAGTTTATTGTCCTTGTCTGGTCTTCAGggtgaaggagctgacagtggACCCCAACCAGGTGATAGATGGGGTACGACCCAACATCCACGCTGTCAACCAGGTGGAGCTTCTGGACGATGAGTGGCTGAGCATGTCGCCACAACGGGATGACCTCAAACTGCTCTGTGAGCAAAATGTAAGTACAGAAACATGTGCTGCTCTTATTGGAAAGGTTTAAAATGTTGTCAATAATATTTGAAATATTGTCACTATAACTTTTAACAAATCATTCAAAAGAAACTaagaagaaatgtgcaaaagtgtccctattttgttatttttataaaCTAGAGTCATTACAATCGTTTTAGACATGGTTATACATGTAGATATTCAACAAACTCTTAACTCATGGTTTTCCCAGAATAAAAGCTCTTAAAGCGTATTACAGCTTTATACAGGTACGTCGGTTTAGTTGCATTAGTCACTCGTTTTGAAGTGGATGAGCAAAAAGGATTGTATGTTGTgttctgtcttgttttttttagaaattaatttttcttttttttgttcttgtgtGTTATTTTTAGGAGGAGGAAGTGTCTCCTCAGCTCTTCACCTTCCACGAGGCCGTGTCTCAGTTAGTGGAGATGGAGGAGCAGGTTCTTGAGGACCACCGAGCCGTGTTCCAGGTATGAAATGCAAAGACGATGCACAagcacacacagacaaacataCCTCACCTAAAACGGTGCATGCTGCCAATATTTTTCTTCTCTATTCtgacagacaataaaaacactgaAAGATTGTCCATTAATTTTTAGCCTCAATCTGAAGGACACAGAAATGATGCAGGTTGTTTGGTTTCTGCAGTTGATTGTTATTCAAATGTATTTCTCCTCTGAACAGGAGTCTATCCGGTGGTTGGAAGATGAGAAGGTGCTTTTGGAGATGACCGAGGAAGTGGACTATGATGTGGAGTCGTATGCCACGCAGTTGGAGCAGATCCTTGACCAGAAGATAGAAATTCTTATTGAGCTCCGAGGTATGACCAAAGCATAGACTAACAGGAGAAACAAGTGTGAGACTACAAATAAACGGGGCGGATATGACATATTCTGGTCACCTTTTAACTGTAGATTCAAagaaagatattttttttttgtaaattatttttatttccaaaATTCTGCAAAGCTCCTGCAGGGGCTGAAGCTGCTGGAAAACCAAACACAACccaaatatttatgttgtgTTTAGTCTTAGGTTCTGTTACTCATCTCAATCAAGAAGCCAGGATTTCAAGgtttctctcaaaatcctgaAACGGATGTTggttaaaagctgttttaacagCCTAAAGCCATATTTTTGTCTATTGAGCATCACCTCACCTCTGAGCTCCATGtcagttttttcccccactccataagacttttaaataaacagtACCCGTTTCCTGTCTACCCTCGACAACGACTGCCTACAGTACTGCAAGCagcgttttagtttttagcctaGTGTCCTTATCTTTTAGTATTTAGAGTTTTTATTGttataattgtttttattgctttctttgagccagtggcaacgaaatttcgttccacttgtaCTTGGTCTTTTGGTATGACAATAAAGTGAACCTTTGTTCAAACCTCCTGCTTTGTATTATAGGTCAAAGATGCTTTTACACCGGCAGTAAACTGCAATCAGATTGTGCTTAATGTTGGCGAAAGTTTCACAGTTGTTTGCACGCATTCAATTATGTTAATAAACAAGCTTAAACCTTGAGAAGATAAAAATTTAACTCATTTTTCAAATGGGTTTTTataaaagacataaaaaaagaagatgggTAGACCAAGAGCATGTTTTCTTTTACTTGGCATGTTGAGGTGTGCATTGGTTTGTTGGTTGTAATTTGTATTTAGTCAATATGAAATGTTCTCCATTAAAATCCAAAACCTTTTGATAAATTGAATATTAAATCTGCAAAATTTTAGTCCCCAAAAGTATAGACTATTAAACTAGAAAAATGTTTAGGAATGTGTGGTTTCATAGTGCAGACAAGTTATTAATAAGTTGGTTTATTTGCTGATGTCTGTCTTCAAACTCAGTCAAGCTGAAGCTCTTCTTTGAAATCTCCATTAGATGTTTGACTTCCACCTGATGTTCCTCTTGAAAATACATTAAACAGTGACTCATTGCATCTTTTCTCTCCGAAACAGATAAAGTGAAGTCATTCCGTTCgacgctgcaggaggaggagcaaGCCAGTAAGCAGATCAACCCCAAGAGGCCACGTGCTCTTTAGAGGCTGGAGGGGGAAGAGATTTAGGTGGTACATACGGAAGAATAACCCCTAGATGTTTGGCACAACTCTAGCTGTCACTAGCAGCTGTGAGAACACCAGTAAAAAGACTGTCTAACAAATCAACAAACAAAGGAATTGCATTTGTTATAATCCCCTCCTAACAGATTCTCTCACTCACTCTGTTCTTGTTAGAAGTCTCTCGAAGGAAAATCATTTCCTTCCATTttagctgatttttttttttttgtttcctcctGGAGAATAGTTTACTTTTGCTGttcttaaattatttttattttatacttgtTTATACTTATTTTAGCAGAATAGGTTTGAACTGAAGACGAAATTGAAGATGTTCAAAGTTTACCACACAACCAGTATTTTGGTTTCTGGTATGTCTGGCCGACGTTTCTGCATGTGCACTCTGTGATAGCTTAAGTACAACCGCAGTTTAGGACTCCTCCGTGGCGTTGTGAAGTCATATTCCTTTGTACTTGGTCTCTTCTCTTTTGCTTCCTTGATTTTTTTACCAGTTTGGAAGAAGTCTTGAACtacattgtttttctttcctcgtTTCCCGGAGAGGTTTTTACATGTAGTTTGTTTCGGTTTGTGCCATGTCAGTTTGGCAACTCTTACTTCATTCAAAACATGTTTTCCACCCATTTAACtctttgctataaaaaaaaagaaagaagaaactaGAAAAgctattaataaatgtatagtgAAGATCACTGACCTAATGTTGTTTTTCAGTGTTTGCACCAGATGTAATGCTGGATgaagtaataaaaaaatgtttcatttgaatGACTTCTGTGACCATCTATTTACCTAATAAATGGTTTCACTCATGACCTTGGAGGATTGGAATCTCTCccatttttaacacatttgaaaaactgcaataaaaccAATTCCATTCATTTAATCTAAAATCATTCTTTTATGCCTTTTATACCTTAACATGAAATCTTCAAAGGTGACCACGGACACAGATTTGGAAAAGCATGTTTTTCTAATTCTGAGCCAGAAGTGTGAAGCTGTCCATCTTCCTTGACTGAGGATTGTCTTTCGCCCTCTGGCGGCCTCTTTGAgtactgaataaaaaaatggtGCATGACCAATTGCATTTTTACTGCCATGATGTAGTGCGATAATTCATTATTTTTCCCATAGCCTAGTTCCTCTTCAGTGTGACAGGAGGTGCTGGAGCCATCCTAGCTCTGTCTCTGGTTGAGAGTAAGGATGCAGCCTGTACACATAGCCGGTCGCCGTCATGGTGACTCAAATATGGAACAGGGTGGCGTTAAAACAGCagcttttttattctgttttttcctaTTAAGATTTACCTTTCAAATATATAGTTTAGATTCTACTCATTTACTTAGAACCCACAGTTGTATGAAGGATTTCATTTGGaactatctatatatatatataaatacacacacacacaatacaagATATTACTGCAGACAGCTCAAGCTCCAAGGGAGATTGGAAAAGCTAATCTCTTTCAAATCTGGGCAGACAAACACCAGTAGCAACAATTCTGATGATGACCTTCATTATTTGTCTTTTatagaagaaaaatgaaatggaaAGGTTTATTTGGCTGGTTAAATTGGCTCGCTGCCCTATTTATGTACGGTAGTATCTTTTTCCACTTGTCATAATTAGAAAGCCATTTAAGAACAAAAGTCAACTATTAATGAAAGTTGCATTTTGTGCATTTGTCTTtttaagagcattgaagattaGTGTGATACATCTTAGGTTTTTACAATAATATTTGTTATTTCCCATTGTATTGCATTCCTGTACTTCTGATTGAATACCTTGCTCTTGTTTACCTATTTATTTTGGTCAGGATAACTAcacggctaaaaaaaaaagatggagaaaAGCAGGGGGTGCTTTAGGGGCTCAATTCTGTGCTGTTCCGTCAAATAGGCTACATTCAGCATCTCCATTGttatgaaaaactaaaaaaactcaCATGAGAAAATAAATAGGAGCTGGTTTGCTGCATCTGTGCAGGTACAACGAAAACTCAAAACTATCACAGCATTCTCGAGGGAACTCTGACACccagtgtcagaaagcttggtctcagttgCAGGCCATGGGTCCTTAAACAGGATAATGACCCGAAACATACTAAAAACATTGAATAATGgccaaaataaaacactgaacTATTCTGAAGCGTCCTTCTACGAGCCCTGGTGTAAATCCTATTGTCTTGGCCAGTTCCATAAGTCCTTTTCTATGATTCTGTTGAACAATAATTGAAGATCAAATATCTGATTTTCACTAGTCAATGGGCAATAAATGATTATTTTTGGCAGTTTTAAGTTATTTCACTGACCAGTGTAGTTTTTTCTGTTAATAAAAGGAACCCAACTACTGTGTCCACGTGTGGATTTGCTGGATGAACATGTGTGTACGTGACTATTCTAAtcacttttaaagaaaaatccctataaagcactttgtattgCACAAGTCTTATAAAGTGTGCTCACAAAATGTGTTTGGTAGAGAGAAAAGgcttttgcattttattttcaaagattATGTTTAATGAACACTGTAGATTACAATAAgtgttattctgctagaggtcGATCATTTCCACTGTACACAAGGTTACAAAGCACTCAATAtgagcttcttcttcttcctttttctttttaaatacatcTGAACATTTCATTACTGTAAATTCAGCTCCTCTAAGCTGACTTCTAGATGAGGTAAGAGGACACAAAGCTGGGTCTCCTCCACTCCCTCTGCCACTCATGAAAAGTGTATCCCTGCAGCGTTGAATGCATGCAGCAACCTGAAAATGAATAAGATGCCCATGACTTAAACATGTCAACTTAGTGGTACTTCAGTAAAACCGTCCCCTAATGAGGGATCAAAGACATTTCAAATCATAGATGTTCAACTTACACCATGAAATCATCAATATCCATGGACCTCGCCCTCTTCTCACTGAAATCAGCCTCCTGCAGGACACTCTCGATCTTCTTGGTGATGCTGAAGTCCGCTGGGACGTCCTGGGAAGATCGGAGCAGAACGTTTTAGACACAAACTGGTCAACAAAGCAAAGCTTTCAGGTGGATTCATTCACGTCTGATTTCACGAGCTTCCCTCACCACGTTGTGAAGAGAGCAGTGAATCCTGTAATTCTTTTCCAGCAGTTGCTCCACTGCAGCAGACCTggataatgaaaaacaaacattatgACCTTCTATGACAGAGTCTCTGGTTGTTTGTATTTGGTTTTAGCAGCAGACAGAAACCTACTTGAAGGATGCGTTGAGGGTTTTGTTTTTCCGTACGAAGGCTATTCTGACTAGACCGTCCCACTCCTGTTAGAGAAATTAGAAAATGTTAAAACAACCACCTGATATTTCCTTCACAGCATCAACCACCAACGATCAAACCTCACCTGGAAATTAACCGGAGGAGGAGGATTTTTCGGCTCTATCCTGACAACGCTGGACTCCACTTTAGGAGGAGGACGGAAGTTGTTTTTCCCAACCTGTTAACAGCAGAAATATCTCAGAGATAGCTCCCGGTTCGAGGGGAGAACATTGATGCAAATTAACAGTCTGCTGACGCTGCAGTGATGCAGTGTCACATCCCAGAGTGAAAACCAACCTTCATGAGGTGGTCTACGCGAGCCAGCAGCTGTGTGTTGATGGACAGCCTGCAGTAGAGTTTGTCTCCAGGTTTAGCAACCAGTCGCATGGCGAACTCTCTCTGGAACATCAGGACAGCACATctgagcaaaaataaaaaacaaagacgGACTAAACCCTCATGGCAGACCTCAGAGAACACTACATGGCCTCAGTGAACCTCCACCCATT
This genomic interval carries:
- the LOC133450419 gene encoding kinesin-like protein KIF2A isoform X4, which translates into the protein MASCFGKIVVGTYVEIKRSDGRIHQAMVTSLNEDNESVTVEWIENGDTKGKEIDLESIFALNPDVAPEEETAPSPETPPPPTPTCIKVNKIAKNRRTIAPSKNETPSKDNRAIPTRARPSQPQQPEPAPPPPVPQPTQPTQAQTKQELANARRKSNCVKEVEKLQEKRERRRLQQQELRERRAQEVDTTIPNYEIMYMIRDFRASLDYRPLTTADVIEEHRICVCVRKRPLNKKELAMKDLDVITIPSKDVVMVHEPKQKVDLTRYLENQTFRFDYAFDDSTTNEMVYRFTARPLVETIFERGMATCFAYGQTGSGKTHTMGGDFSGKNQDCAKGVYALAARDVFVMSKKPVYKKLDLQVYSTFFEIYSGKVFDLLNHKAKLRVLEDGKQQVQVVGLQEKEVKCTEDVLKLIEMGNSCRTSGQTSANAHSSRSHAVFQIILRRKGKMHGKFSLIDLAGNERGADTSSADRQTRLEGAEINKSLLALKECIRALGRNKPHTPFRASKLTQVLRDSFIGENSRTCMIATISPGMTSCENTLNTLRYANRVKELTVDPNQVIDGVRPNIHAVNQVELLDDEWLSMSPQRDDLKLLCEQNEEEVSPQLFTFHEAVSQLVEMEEQVLEDHRAVFQESIRWLEDEKVLLEMTEEVDYDVESYATQLEQILDQKIEILIELRDKVKSFRSTLQEEEQASKQINPKRPRAL
- the LOC133450419 gene encoding kinesin-like protein KIF2A isoform X2; the encoded protein is MASCFGKIVVGTYVEIKRSDGRIHQAMVTSLNEDNESVTVEWIENGDTKGKEIDLESIFALNPDVAPEEETAPSPETPPPPTPTCIKVNKIAKNRRTIAPSKNETPSKDNRAIPTRARPSQPQQPEPAPPPPVPQPTQPTQAQTKQELANARRKSNCVKEVEKLQEKRERRRLQQQELRERRAQEVDTTIPNYEIMYMIRDFRASLDYRPLTTADVIEEHRICVCVRKRPLNKKELAMKDLDVITIPSKDVVMVHEPKQKVDLTRYLENQTFRFDYAFDDSTTNEMVYRFTARPLVETIFERGMATCFAYGQTGSGKTHTMGGDFSGKNQDCAKGVYALAARDVFVMSKKPVYKKLDLQVYSTFFEIYSGKVFDLLNHKAKLRVLEDGKQQVQVVGLQEKEVKCTEDVLKLIEMGNSCRTSGQTSANAHSSRSHAVFQIILRRKGKMHGKFSLIDLAGNERGADTSSADRQTRLEGAEINKSLLALKECIRALGRNKPHTPFRASKLTQVLRDSFIGENSRTCMIATISPGMTSCENTLNTLRYANRVKEFGISPSDIPFSQGGQGSRPEHSPTNTFEFDDFAATSPSRVKELTVDPNQVIDGVRPNIHAVNQVELLDDEWLSMSPQRDDLKLLCEQNEEEVSPQLFTFHEAVSQLVEMEEQVLEDHRAVFQESIRWLEDEKVLLEMTEEVDYDVESYATQLEQILDQKIEILIELRDKVKSFRSTLQEEEQASKQINPKRPRAL
- the LOC133450419 gene encoding kinesin-like protein KIF2A isoform X3 gives rise to the protein MASCFGKIVVGTYVEIKRSDGRIHQAMVTSLNEDNESVTVEWIENGDTKGKEIDLESIFALNPDVAPEEETAPSPETPPPPTPTCIKVNKIAKNRRTIAPSKNETPSKDNRAIPTRARPSQPQQPEPAPPPPVPQPTQPTQAQTKQELANESSHHLISRKEFGQLSRRKSNCVKEVEKLQEKRERRRLQQQELRERRAQEVDTTIPNYEIMYMIRDFRASLDYRPLTTADVIEEHRICVCVRKRPLNKKELAMKDLDVITIPSKDVVMVHEPKQKVDLTRYLENQTFRFDYAFDDSTTNEMVYRFTARPLVETIFERGMATCFAYGQTGSGKTHTMGGDFSGKNQDCAKGVYALAARDVFVMSKKPVYKKLDLQVYSTFFEIYSGKVFDLLNHKAKLRVLEDGKQQVQVVGLQEKEVKCTEDVLKLIEMGNSCRTSGQTSANAHSSRSHAVFQIILRRKGKMHGKFSLIDLAGNERGADTSSADRQTRLEGAEINKSLLALKECIRALGRNKPHTPFRASKLTQVLRDSFIGENSRTCMIATISPGMTSCENTLNTLRYANRVKELTVDPNQVIDGVRPNIHAVNQVELLDDEWLSMSPQRDDLKLLCEQNEEEVSPQLFTFHEAVSQLVEMEEQVLEDHRAVFQESIRWLEDEKVLLEMTEEVDYDVESYATQLEQILDQKIEILIELRDKVKSFRSTLQEEEQASKQINPKRPRAL
- the LOC133450419 gene encoding kinesin-like protein KIF2A isoform X1; the encoded protein is MASCFGKIVVGTYVEIKRSDGRIHQAMVTSLNEDNESVTVEWIENGDTKGKEIDLESIFALNPDVAPEEETAPSPETPPPPTPTCIKVNKIAKNRRTIAPSKNETPSKDNRAIPTRARPSQPQQPEPAPPPPVPQPTQPTQAQTKQELANESSHHLISRKEFGQLSRRKSNCVKEVEKLQEKRERRRLQQQELRERRAQEVDTTIPNYEIMYMIRDFRASLDYRPLTTADVIEEHRICVCVRKRPLNKKELAMKDLDVITIPSKDVVMVHEPKQKVDLTRYLENQTFRFDYAFDDSTTNEMVYRFTARPLVETIFERGMATCFAYGQTGSGKTHTMGGDFSGKNQDCAKGVYALAARDVFVMSKKPVYKKLDLQVYSTFFEIYSGKVFDLLNHKAKLRVLEDGKQQVQVVGLQEKEVKCTEDVLKLIEMGNSCRTSGQTSANAHSSRSHAVFQIILRRKGKMHGKFSLIDLAGNERGADTSSADRQTRLEGAEINKSLLALKECIRALGRNKPHTPFRASKLTQVLRDSFIGENSRTCMIATISPGMTSCENTLNTLRYANRVKEFGISPSDIPFSQGGQGSRPEHSPTNTFEFDDFAATSPSRVKELTVDPNQVIDGVRPNIHAVNQVELLDDEWLSMSPQRDDLKLLCEQNEEEVSPQLFTFHEAVSQLVEMEEQVLEDHRAVFQESIRWLEDEKVLLEMTEEVDYDVESYATQLEQILDQKIEILIELRDKVKSFRSTLQEEEQASKQINPKRPRAL